One Gimesia aquarii DNA segment encodes these proteins:
- a CDS encoding ECF-type sigma factor, translating into MMEEQESLSVTAWIKALKKGEADAAQKLWKRYFTKLVDQAEARIRNCPPGSLEAEDIAVSVFESLWRGAQEGRFQNLHDRSALWWLFLALTKQKVASHIRRETALKRGGNSTPKSINNDEDSGYTFEQLISEEPTPEYLAILQEEYEHLLSILRDDRLREIAVLRLEGYTSQEISEQLEISIPTVTRKLRLIRAAWSKELA; encoded by the coding sequence ATGATGGAAGAACAGGAATCCTTATCTGTCACAGCTTGGATCAAAGCTTTGAAAAAAGGGGAGGCTGATGCCGCTCAGAAACTCTGGAAGCGGTACTTTACCAAGCTCGTAGATCAAGCCGAGGCGCGGATTCGAAATTGCCCACCAGGGAGCCTTGAAGCGGAAGACATTGCGGTTTCTGTCTTTGAAAGTCTCTGGCGTGGTGCCCAGGAAGGTCGCTTCCAGAATTTGCATGATCGAAGCGCACTGTGGTGGCTTTTTTTAGCACTCACAAAACAAAAAGTTGCCAGTCATATTCGTAGAGAAACCGCCCTCAAACGAGGTGGCAACAGTACTCCAAAGTCGATAAATAATGATGAGGACTCTGGTTACACTTTTGAACAATTAATCTCTGAAGAGCCGACTCCTGAGTATCTGGCGATTCTTCAGGAAGAATACGAACATTTATTATCCATATTACGTGATGATCGATTACGCGAAATTGCGGTTCTTAGATTAGAAGGATATACAAGTCAGGAAATCAGCGAACAGTTGGAGATTTCTATTCCGACTGTCACGCGAAAATTGCGGCTGATCCGCGCTGCATGGTCGAAAGAGTTGGCGTAA
- a CDS encoding bifunctional serine/threonine-protein kinase/formylglycine-generating enzyme family protein, whose translation MNSPDSGWPPDEDSFTANQIDLICDEFESAWKSEGHPKIADYLSRMEEQSRSALLVELVRLDCAYRLNQGETPSAEEYVSLFPDYSDVLLTHVNDFSSIGKDFAEVPSKIGDIELLERVGFGAFGTVWKAWDLELKRQVAVKLPSNRLEGKQQIELFLHEAQAAAKLHHPNIVPVYSSGQIEGRGYIVFKFIKGETLRVLLNKQTPTFEQAAQICLALAEGLEHAHQQGVVHRDLKPSNILIDEAGQPHITDFGLAKRIDITASLAHSGTVLGTLAYMSPEQARGKSSEIEGHSDIYSLGAILYRILTRQIPFEGEPHEVLQQILNKEPVAPRKIEASIPHDLETICLKAISKQKRDRYQTASEMAADLKRFLDNEPIQSRRVSVLGRLWRKIKQRPLVAALASCILFLLTPSVLQLISPEPVLAKLPLVTINTKPEGAKVAFIPLSKKTGQPLPEQIIHAKMTSPVMLPLEPGDYLVVAYLDQNRFQEVYRHVPESSKKWLPGLRKYNHLYYERDRIDPNRIRLIEIEIPNKTVDSGMAWAGMAFLKGNDRFPVGNLTDKHFHYRKIPDFWIDTAELTEKDYLYLSDTKPLHPIRKSNDPQMPAVLTFDMAVHLAEKAGKRLLSEYEFEYAATYRRAKEFPWDINLTDQEQASLKMFHPVGQPSVDQLSTTPPVFGLCSNVAEWTISQVPGSPKSFPYPYQTFQSINNVVKVFELPHGIVRGGSYEVIKGEFGITKELRDPRKRTFISRIKSYSGLGVRFARSHKPRLKPKDFIQIVE comes from the coding sequence ATGAATTCTCCCGATTCAGGCTGGCCACCAGATGAGGATTCGTTTACAGCAAATCAGATTGATTTGATTTGTGATGAGTTTGAGTCTGCCTGGAAATCAGAGGGCCATCCGAAAATCGCTGATTATTTATCTCGGATGGAAGAACAGTCCCGCTCAGCGCTGCTTGTTGAGTTGGTGCGGCTCGATTGTGCTTACCGGTTAAACCAGGGAGAAACACCCTCTGCGGAGGAATACGTTTCGTTATTCCCCGATTACTCCGATGTGCTATTAACACACGTGAATGATTTTTCTTCTATAGGAAAGGACTTTGCAGAAGTCCCCTCGAAAATCGGCGATATCGAATTACTCGAACGAGTGGGGTTCGGTGCTTTTGGTACGGTCTGGAAAGCCTGGGATCTGGAACTGAAACGCCAGGTCGCCGTGAAACTGCCTTCCAACAGATTGGAGGGGAAACAGCAGATTGAACTGTTTCTCCACGAAGCACAGGCGGCTGCGAAGCTACATCATCCGAATATTGTTCCCGTCTATAGTTCCGGGCAAATTGAGGGTCGCGGCTATATTGTTTTCAAGTTTATTAAAGGAGAGACTCTACGCGTACTTTTAAACAAACAGACTCCGACCTTCGAACAAGCAGCCCAAATCTGCCTGGCATTAGCAGAGGGACTGGAACACGCCCATCAACAAGGAGTCGTTCATCGCGACCTCAAACCAAGCAATATTCTGATTGATGAAGCGGGCCAACCACATATTACCGATTTTGGATTGGCGAAGCGCATCGACATCACCGCCAGCCTGGCTCATTCCGGCACCGTCCTCGGAACTTTGGCTTATATGAGCCCCGAACAGGCTAGAGGAAAATCTTCTGAAATCGAAGGGCATTCTGATATCTACTCGCTGGGTGCCATTCTTTACCGCATCTTGACAAGGCAGATCCCCTTTGAGGGAGAACCACATGAAGTCCTGCAGCAAATTCTGAATAAGGAACCGGTTGCTCCCCGAAAGATTGAAGCATCCATTCCCCACGATCTGGAGACCATCTGTCTCAAAGCCATTTCCAAACAAAAACGAGATCGCTATCAAACCGCGAGTGAGATGGCCGCGGATTTGAAACGCTTTCTCGATAATGAACCGATTCAGTCGCGGCGTGTTTCTGTGTTAGGACGACTCTGGCGAAAAATCAAACAGAGACCACTAGTTGCTGCTTTAGCTAGTTGCATTCTGTTTCTTTTAACACCCTCCGTTTTACAACTTATTTCTCCAGAGCCTGTTTTAGCAAAGCTTCCTCTTGTGACCATAAATACTAAACCTGAAGGTGCTAAGGTTGCTTTTATACCTCTTAGTAAAAAAACGGGGCAGCCTCTGCCCGAACAAATCATTCATGCAAAGATGACCTCACCTGTAATGCTGCCGCTAGAACCTGGTGATTATCTAGTAGTTGCTTATCTTGACCAAAATCGCTTTCAAGAGGTATACCGACACGTCCCTGAATCAAGTAAGAAATGGCTTCCAGGACTTAGAAAATATAACCACCTTTATTATGAGAGAGATAGAATAGACCCAAACCGTATAAGACTTATTGAAATTGAAATACCTAATAAAACTGTTGACAGTGGAATGGCATGGGCTGGAATGGCATTTCTCAAAGGAAATGATCGATTTCCAGTAGGTAATCTCACTGACAAACACTTCCATTATCGAAAGATACCTGATTTTTGGATTGATACGGCTGAGTTGACTGAAAAGGACTATCTTTATCTTTCAGACACAAAGCCTCTCCATCCGATTCGTAAAAGTAACGACCCACAAATGCCTGCTGTTCTAACTTTTGATATGGCGGTTCATCTCGCTGAAAAGGCGGGAAAGCGATTACTTTCGGAATATGAATTTGAATATGCGGCTACTTATAGGAGAGCTAAAGAATTCCCATGGGATATCAACCTGACTGATCAGGAGCAAGCTAGCCTAAAAATGTTTCATCCAGTGGGTCAACCAAGCGTTGATCAGCTCTCAACGACACCCCCTGTTTTTGGCCTCTGTTCCAACGTAGCGGAATGGACTATCAGCCAAGTACCCGGCTCTCCTAAATCTTTTCCCTATCCGTATCAAACTTTTCAATCGATTAATAATGTAGTTAAAGTTTTTGAACTACCTCATGGTATTGTTCGAGGTGGAAGTTATGAGGTAATTAAAGGTGAATTTGGTATCACCAAAGAATTGCGAGATCCTCGTAAACGAACTTTCATTTCTCGCATAAAATCATATTCAGGTTTGGGGGTTCGATTTGCCAGAAGTCATAAACCAAGGCTCAAACCAAAAGATTTTATTCAGATTGTTGAGTAG
- a CDS encoding S8 family peptidase, with amino-acid sequence MKFTRICTLFAVAALMCTPLGSTPTYAQENLETQTKVDKFYNLYKKEEQVLCGYQPGRAEQARAAIPQNWEIIEDYTDGNFFVCKRPAEMKRESIANLVSTPSIRYVEPNAIISLDPPDAEKQAAQSKQGAHHPYHKPYQCKPNDPKMDQLWGMKNIHAPQAWCCVQNSNVIVAVIDTGVDYKHEDLAKNIWTNTGEIPGDGIDNDNNGFIDDVHGYDFVNNDGDPMDDNDHGTHVAGTIGAVGNNGKGVVGVNWCAQIMAVKFLNKNGSGFLSDAIKAIAYARENGAWVLNNSWGGGGYYQAMADEITRVEKAHLLFVAAAGNWGLNTDRFRHFPSSYLHPNIISVASINRWDRLSYFSNYGKYSVDIAAPGSSILSTLPGNRYGRLSGTSMATPHVAGAAALLWCHPDYRCSSWKVIKKKLMCNARPLDSLKGKCLTEGTLDISFLCPPCHCSCHQHYHWNCHKHYHCHDYDCYHQNHGHHLCR; translated from the coding sequence ATGAAGTTTACTCGTATCTGTACCTTGTTTGCTGTAGCAGCATTAATGTGTACTCCTTTGGGATCTACACCGACTTATGCTCAAGAAAACCTTGAGACACAAACTAAAGTCGACAAATTTTACAATCTTTATAAAAAAGAAGAGCAAGTTTTATGTGGTTATCAACCGGGTAGGGCGGAACAGGCTCGTGCAGCGATTCCCCAAAACTGGGAAATAATTGAAGACTATACTGATGGGAATTTTTTCGTCTGTAAGCGTCCAGCAGAGATGAAGCGTGAATCGATTGCAAATCTTGTTAGCACTCCTTCGATTCGTTATGTAGAACCGAACGCGATTATTTCTCTAGATCCTCCTGACGCAGAAAAACAGGCAGCGCAATCTAAACAGGGAGCTCATCACCCTTATCACAAACCTTATCAGTGTAAGCCCAACGATCCTAAAATGGACCAGCTCTGGGGTATGAAAAATATCCACGCACCACAAGCATGGTGCTGTGTTCAAAATTCAAATGTCATTGTTGCTGTCATTGATACAGGAGTCGATTACAAGCACGAAGATCTCGCCAAAAATATTTGGACCAATACCGGTGAAATTCCCGGCGATGGAATCGACAATGACAATAATGGATTTATTGACGATGTGCACGGATATGACTTCGTTAATAATGACGGTGATCCAATGGATGACAATGACCATGGGACTCATGTAGCAGGGACTATCGGGGCCGTTGGTAACAACGGCAAAGGTGTTGTTGGTGTCAATTGGTGTGCCCAGATCATGGCAGTGAAATTTCTAAATAAGAATGGGTCAGGTTTTCTTTCCGATGCAATTAAAGCCATCGCTTATGCGCGAGAAAATGGAGCTTGGGTTTTAAACAACAGTTGGGGAGGCGGCGGCTATTATCAAGCAATGGCAGATGAAATCACCAGAGTTGAAAAAGCACATTTGCTATTTGTAGCAGCCGCAGGTAACTGGGGACTCAACACCGATCGGTTTCGACATTTTCCTTCTTCTTACTTGCACCCAAACATCATTTCAGTTGCTTCGATTAATCGCTGGGATAGATTGTCATATTTCAGCAACTACGGTAAATATTCAGTCGATATCGCTGCTCCCGGTAGTTCTATTCTGAGTACATTACCAGGGAACAGATATGGCCGACTAAGTGGAACTTCGATGGCAACTCCTCATGTTGCTGGAGCTGCTGCGTTACTGTGGTGTCACCCTGATTATCGCTGTTCATCCTGGAAAGTCATCAAGAAAAAACTGATGTGTAATGCGCGTCCACTTGACTCTTTAAAAGGCAAATGTCTGACAGAGGGGACTCTGGATATTAGTTTTCTCTGTCCGCCTTGCCATTGCTCATGTCATCAACACTATCACTGGAATTGTCACAAGCACTACCACTGCCATGACTACGATTGTTACCATCAGAATCACGGGCACCATTTGTGTCGGTAG
- a CDS encoding carbon-nitrogen hydrolase family protein, protein MGDHYPTVRLAAAQASPVFLDRERSTEKAVALIAEAAQQKAQLIAFGEAWLPGYPWWIYLGSPMYSAPFTQQLYANAVKIPSNTITQLCDAARENQIYVVMGLTELSGGSLYLAQITIAPSGELIGHRRKLKPTHAERTIWGEGDGSDLFVLPTDLGQVGSLNCWEHLQPLTRYAMNCFNEQIHIAAWPAFCLYTGSLYSFSGEASVAISRSYALETQTFVIHVGGLCDQATLDLLADDDEKRRLLRVGGGISQVIDPNGETIVGPLGDNEEGILIADCEMSKIPAAKMANDPAGHYARADVTQLLLNRGPRRPVVFKDPEFQSLAPDRLHGNIADDDDSAEVQQSN, encoded by the coding sequence ATGGGTGATCATTATCCGACGGTGCGTTTGGCTGCAGCGCAGGCTTCACCGGTTTTCTTAGACCGTGAGCGGTCCACTGAGAAGGCCGTGGCCCTCATTGCCGAGGCAGCTCAACAGAAGGCGCAACTCATTGCATTCGGCGAGGCCTGGTTACCTGGCTATCCATGGTGGATCTATCTGGGATCACCCATGTATTCAGCCCCATTTACACAGCAGCTCTATGCCAACGCAGTGAAGATTCCGAGCAACACGATCACGCAATTGTGCGACGCTGCCCGCGAGAATCAGATTTACGTCGTGATGGGTCTGACCGAACTCTCCGGCGGGAGTCTCTACCTGGCCCAGATCACCATTGCACCGTCGGGAGAATTGATCGGCCACCGCAGAAAGCTGAAGCCGACGCATGCGGAGCGTACCATCTGGGGAGAGGGTGATGGCAGCGATCTGTTCGTCTTGCCCACGGACCTGGGCCAGGTTGGCTCGCTGAATTGCTGGGAGCACTTGCAGCCACTCACTCGGTACGCGATGAACTGCTTCAACGAGCAAATCCACATCGCCGCCTGGCCCGCCTTCTGTCTTTATACAGGAAGCTTGTACTCGTTTAGCGGCGAAGCCAGCGTTGCTATCTCGCGCAGCTACGCATTGGAAACGCAGACGTTTGTGATTCATGTGGGCGGGCTATGTGATCAGGCGACGCTCGACCTGCTCGCCGACGACGATGAGAAACGCAGGCTGCTGCGCGTCGGCGGAGGGATCTCTCAGGTGATCGATCCCAACGGAGAAACGATTGTAGGTCCGCTGGGTGATAACGAAGAGGGAATCCTCATCGCCGATTGCGAAATGTCGAAAATTCCTGCCGCCAAGATGGCAAACGACCCGGCCGGCCATTACGCGCGTGCCGATGTCACGCAGCTACTGCTGAACCGAGGCCCCCGCCGACCGGTGGTTTTCAAGGACCCAGAATTTCAATCGCTCGCCCCGGATAGATTGCATGGCAACATTGCTGACGATGATGACTCTGCCGAGGTCCAACAAAGTAATTAA